One Acinetobacter colistiniresistens DNA segment encodes these proteins:
- a CDS encoding OmpW/AlkL family protein has product MLKKALVVALLGLSSTAFAGGFQVKVGASLIDPTGDTTIAPGATVKGDHEFAFTPSIEYFFADTPFSAELLLANPIHHDVLLNGEKVASVSQLPPTITAKYNFKNSTRFTPYIGIGGTAFIPWNEKGVAKDVKETFGFAGQLGFNFQPADAKNWGVYVDVRYADLSPEVKLVDGTKFDLDLNPVVYTLGYSYKF; this is encoded by the coding sequence ATGTTAAAGAAAGCATTGGTTGTTGCATTATTGGGGTTATCTTCAACTGCATTTGCAGGGGGCTTTCAAGTTAAAGTGGGTGCAAGTTTAATTGATCCGACAGGGGATACAACAATTGCACCTGGCGCAACGGTAAAAGGCGATCATGAGTTTGCATTTACACCATCGATCGAATATTTCTTTGCTGATACACCATTTTCTGCTGAATTATTATTAGCAAATCCAATTCATCATGATGTGCTCTTAAATGGTGAGAAAGTTGCAAGTGTTAGCCAATTACCACCTACCATTACGGCCAAGTATAATTTTAAAAACTCAACACGTTTCACCCCTTATATCGGTATTGGTGGTACGGCTTTCATTCCGTGGAATGAAAAGGGTGTAGCAAAAGACGTAAAAGAAACATTTGGTTTTGCAGGTCAGCTTGGTTTTAATTTCCAGCCAGCCGATGCGAAAAACTGGGGCGTGTATGTGGATGTGCGTTATGCAGATTTAAGCCCGGAAGTTAAACTGGTGGATGGAACTAAATTTGACCTGGACCTTAACCCAGTTGTGTATACCTTAGGTTATAGCTACAAGTTCTAA